From Candidatus Woesearchaeota archaeon, one genomic window encodes:
- a CDS encoding Xaa-Pro peptidase family protein gives MRLKEFQKILKSKKIDAAIIMNYRSKDPNLLYFTQFETDFGILVAAKNLVKFVAAAMELERAKKSSIIKSIIKIEKKDRKERLFDFIKGLLKRQNVRRMGINKNIVSLNEYKEIKKSFKNIKFADISKILNELRQKKTEKEVAIIKKACRISDGILKKCIKDFRKFKTEKDAAEFLEKEAKKNNCSLAFPTIVASGENSSMPHHKTSNAKLKKGFCIIDFGVKYKNYCTDTTRTVYIGKPNEKEIEIYTLLLNLQKETIKELRQNKNYKIIEETVRKKLKKYNKNFIHGLGHSFGINIHEYFDNKLKENFTITVEPGIYFEGKFGIRIEDSVLIKKKNAELLTKIPKDLIIVEM, from the coding sequence ATGAGGCTGAAAGAGTTCCAGAAAATCCTGAAGAGCAAGAAGATTGATGCAGCGATCATCATGAATTACAGGTCAAAAGACCCTAATCTGCTGTATTTCACCCAGTTTGAAACTGATTTCGGGATTTTGGTGGCTGCAAAAAATCTTGTAAAGTTTGTTGCTGCTGCAATGGAGCTGGAAAGGGCAAAAAAATCATCTATAATAAAAAGCATAATAAAGATTGAGAAAAAAGACAGAAAAGAAAGGCTGTTTGATTTTATCAAAGGGCTGCTGAAAAGGCAAAATGTCAGGAGAATGGGAATAAATAAGAATATAGTCTCATTAAATGAGTATAAGGAGATAAAAAAATCCTTTAAAAACATTAAATTTGCAGATATTTCGAAGATATTAAACGAATTAAGGCAGAAAAAGACTGAAAAAGAGGTTGCAATAATAAAAAAGGCATGCAGGATCTCAGACGGAATTCTAAAAAAATGCATTAAGGATTTCAGGAAATTCAAAACAGAAAAGGATGCTGCTGAATTTCTGGAAAAAGAGGCTAAAAAGAATAACTGCAGCCTGGCATTTCCAACAATAGTTGCATCTGGAGAGAATTCCTCAATGCCCCACCACAAAACGAGCAATGCAAAGCTGAAAAAAGGCTTCTGCATAATTGATTTTGGCGTGAAATACAAAAATTACTGCACTGATACAACCAGGACAGTTTATATCGGAAAACCAAATGAGAAGGAAATTGAAATCTATACTCTGCTATTAAACCTTCAAAAAGAAACAATAAAAGAATTAAGGCAGAATAAAAACTACAAAATTATTGAAGAGACTGTTAGAAAAAAATTAAAAAAATATAATAAAAACTTCATCCATGGCCTGGGCCACAGCTTCGGGATCAACATTCACGAATATTTCGACAATAAATTAAAAGAGAATTTCACAATAACAGTGGAGCCAGGCATTTATTTTGAGGGAAAATTCGGGATAAGGATCGAGGACAGCGTGCTGATCAAGAAGAAAAATGCAGAGCTTCTGACAAAAATACCAAAAGATTTAATAATAGTTGAAATGTGA
- a CDS encoding pitrilysin family protein: METFILKNGVKVVFCRRKTESLAIEVGIKVGSDNENAGNNGISHFLEHMLFEGTKKRTTLQIANEIESLGGDLNAATTNERTLVYVKLPKKHFEVALDVLSDIILNPIFDKKAIEKERKVILSEINLVNDEPRFYQWILFQKELFRGSQAALPTYGAVDIVKKLKRKDFVDYYKKHYVGSNIVISIVGDLENVKEKAEEYFSLIEKGVPGKRIEIKNKNKSSSITEKKHISHSYVVLGYKTVDRKSRESYVFDIIRAVLGRGQSGKLFDEIRTKRGLAYEVGVLNDNGIDHGFFSVYFNCGKENIDKIINITVGEFKKLQKLTLKELNEAKTFLEGEFIVENEDSRHYADFINFEQFADAPEDYIGEIRKVTLNDVKRTAGKYLNEDYVLAIVKQK; encoded by the coding sequence ATGGAAACTTTCATTCTCAAAAACGGCGTAAAGGTTGTTTTCTGCAGAAGAAAAACCGAGTCTTTGGCTATTGAAGTGGGAATTAAAGTTGGCAGCGACAATGAAAATGCAGGCAATAACGGAATCTCCCATTTTCTTGAGCACATGCTTTTCGAAGGCACAAAAAAAAGGACAACCCTGCAGATTGCAAATGAAATAGAAAGCCTGGGCGGGGATCTGAATGCGGCAACAACAAATGAAAGAACACTTGTTTATGTAAAGCTGCCTAAAAAGCACTTTGAAGTTGCTCTGGATGTTCTGTCAGACATCATTCTAAACCCGATATTTGATAAAAAAGCCATTGAAAAGGAAAGAAAGGTAATCCTTAGTGAGATTAATTTGGTAAATGACGAGCCTCGTTTTTATCAATGGATTTTGTTCCAGAAAGAATTGTTCAGGGGAAGCCAGGCAGCTCTCCCGACTTACGGCGCAGTTGATATTGTTAAAAAACTAAAAAGAAAGGACTTTGTTGATTATTACAAAAAGCACTATGTTGGCTCAAATATAGTTATCTCGATTGTTGGTGATCTTGAAAACGTGAAAGAAAAGGCTGAGGAATATTTCAGCTTAATTGAAAAAGGAGTTCCCGGCAAGAGAATAGAAATAAAAAACAAAAATAAAAGCTCATCAATAACTGAAAAAAAGCACATAAGCCATTCTTATGTTGTTCTGGGTTACAAAACAGTTGACAGAAAGAGCAGGGAAAGCTATGTTTTCGATATAATAAGGGCAGTGCTCGGAAGGGGCCAGTCTGGAAAACTGTTTGACGAGATAAGGACAAAAAGAGGATTAGCTTATGAAGTTGGTGTGCTTAATGACAACGGAATAGACCACGGATTTTTTTCTGTATATTTCAACTGCGGAAAGGAAAACATAGATAAGATCATCAATATAACAGTAGGCGAATTCAAAAAGCTTCAAAAGCTGACTTTAAAAGAGCTCAACGAGGCAAAAACATTTTTAGAAGGCGAATTCATTGTGGAAAATGAGGACAGCAGGCATTATGCAGATTTCATTAACTTTGAGCAATTCGCAGATGCGCCTGAAGATTATATCGGGGAAATAAGAAAGGTTACTTTAAATGACGTAAAAAGAACAGCAGGAAAATACCTTAATGAAGATTATGTTTTGGCAATTGTAAAGCAGAAATAA
- a CDS encoding tyrosine--tRNA ligase, with translation MNVDERLSLIKRNTEEIVTEEELKLVLEKKKKPIVYCGYEPSGPLHLGHFVTITKLIDFGKAGFDIKVLLADIHAFLNRKGGEEEIKKEVENWRKTIKAIGLDAEVVLGSSFQFDKEYQLDVMRLAQASTINRGLRSMQEIARDIENATISQLLYPLMQVADIKYLNADVAEGGMEQRKVHMMGKDMMQILKHPFVAVHTPLITSLKGPGEKMSKSIPGSGIAVTDSYDEIKRTINKAYCPEKVAKDNPILQIARLIIFPRIDIFEIKRPAKFGGNLEIDDYKTLESAYAEGKLYPLDLKNAVTEYLETIIAPIRKNWK, from the coding sequence ATGAACGTTGACGAAAGACTGAGCTTGATAAAAAGAAACACAGAAGAGATAGTTACAGAGGAAGAGCTGAAGCTTGTTTTGGAGAAAAAGAAAAAGCCCATTGTTTATTGCGGCTATGAGCCTTCTGGCCCTTTGCATCTGGGGCATTTTGTCACAATCACAAAACTTATTGATTTTGGCAAGGCAGGATTTGACATCAAAGTTTTGCTTGCAGATATTCATGCATTCCTGAATAGAAAAGGCGGCGAAGAAGAGATCAAAAAAGAAGTTGAAAACTGGAGAAAAACAATCAAAGCAATTGGATTAGATGCAGAGGTTGTTCTTGGAAGCAGTTTTCAGTTTGATAAAGAGTATCAATTGGATGTAATGAGGCTTGCCCAGGCTTCAACAATCAACAGAGGGTTAAGAAGCATGCAGGAGATAGCAAGAGACATTGAAAATGCCACAATCTCCCAATTATTGTATCCTTTAATGCAGGTTGCTGATATAAAATATCTCAATGCAGATGTTGCAGAAGGAGGAATGGAGCAGAGAAAAGTGCATATGATGGGGAAGGATATGATGCAAATATTGAAGCACCCTTTTGTTGCTGTTCATACTCCGCTGATAACATCGCTTAAGGGCCCTGGTGAAAAGATGTCAAAATCAATTCCTGGCTCAGGCATTGCTGTTACAGACAGCTATGATGAAATAAAAAGGACAATCAACAAGGCATACTGCCCTGAAAAGGTCGCGAAAGATAATCCGATTCTGCAGATTGCAAGGCTGATAATATTCCCCAGAATAGACATATTTGAAATAAAGAGGCCGGCAAAGTTCGGAGGAAATCTGGAGATTGACGATTACAAAACTCTGGAGAGCGCATATGCGGAGGGAAAGCTGTATCCGCTTGACCTGAAGAATGCTGTTACAGAATATTTAGAAACAATAATTGCGCCGATAAGGAAGAACTGGAAATAG
- the cas4 gene encoding CRISPR-associated protein Cas4 has translation MLSVSSLSGYMYCPRKFYLSEVLKIFEAPKDVLVKGTIRHQVYDHINKNEESFIKAIKKDVNFGILVGNYKTAYSKILRNIIISNKGMIKQVNLSMEKIFRESWPLILAESEQRALNISSFIKKHNVFGEELWQMLTPKIMSEFRVESKTLMLKGIVDKVEDYADELVPYELKTGKCPNEGVWPGHKVQIGSYMLLLRESSKKSVKEGFIKYLGNNQLRQVTMNPFLEDEILKLRDEAFEVINSRTAPDFCENRNKCVKCGLREQCFSINALQKPKI, from the coding sequence ATGCTCAGTGTCAGCTCGCTCTCCGGCTATATGTACTGCCCAAGAAAATTCTATCTTTCAGAAGTCCTGAAGATCTTTGAAGCCCCAAAAGACGTTCTTGTGAAAGGAACAATAAGGCATCAGGTGTATGATCATATCAACAAAAATGAGGAAAGTTTCATAAAAGCAATTAAAAAAGACGTGAATTTCGGCATCTTAGTCGGCAATTACAAAACAGCTTATTCTAAAATCCTTAGAAACATCATAATAAGCAACAAAGGAATGATAAAACAGGTAAACTTAAGCATGGAGAAAATTTTCAGGGAAAGCTGGCCGCTCATCCTGGCTGAATCAGAGCAAAGGGCATTAAACATCTCCTCGTTCATAAAGAAACACAATGTTTTTGGCGAAGAGCTATGGCAGATGCTCACCCCAAAGATAATGTCCGAATTCAGAGTAGAGTCCAAAACACTCATGCTGAAAGGCATTGTTGACAAGGTAGAGGATTATGCTGATGAGTTGGTTCCTTATGAGCTTAAAACAGGGAAATGCCCAAATGAAGGCGTCTGGCCAGGCCACAAGGTGCAGATTGGCAGCTACATGCTTCTGCTCAGAGAATCTTCAAAAAAATCAGTCAAAGAGGGATTTATCAAATACCTTGGCAACAATCAATTAAGGCAGGTGACAATGAACCCGTTCCTTGAAGATGAGATACTGAAGTTAAGGGACGAAGCCTTTGAAGTCATAAACAGCAGGACTGCACCGGATTTCTGCGAAAACAGGAATAAATGCGTCAAATGCGGCCTAAGAGAGCAGTGCTTCAGTATAAACGCGCTTCAAAAACCAAAAATTTAA
- a CDS encoding PRC-barrel domain-containing protein: protein MAEDDKKFSRQLIGKTVVSKTGKRFGEVGDIVFETRTGELIHLVLTNPTNYALKLELEKDKDSHILIPFSAVAAIGDFMVIAEEDII, encoded by the coding sequence ATGGCTGAAGATGACAAAAAATTCTCAAGACAGTTGATTGGGAAAACAGTTGTTAGCAAAACAGGCAAAAGATTCGGCGAAGTCGGCGATATTGTTTTCGAGACAAGAACAGGCGAATTGATACATCTTGTCCTGACAAACCCGACAAATTACGCATTAAAGCTAGAATTGGAGAAAGACAAGGACAGCCATATTCTGATCCCATTCAGCGCAGTTGCCGCAATAGGCGACTTTATGGTCATTGCTGAAGAAGACATAATTTAA
- a CDS encoding YqiA/YcfP family alpha/beta fold hydrolase, which translates to MEEVTFSDLNGNQILGTISIPKQARMVVIISHGFSSSKETRLYVELQNELNKLGIGVLRYDYYGHGQHYCKGAKYTVTRDVTLSKCVDSLKAAISFVRSRGNYDIGLVGSSFGGLISLIAASQDSEMQALALKSPVTEPIDFWKQRLGDERIRKWKQEGVMHYNEHGENFELNYAFWEDLITYDTFKMAKNITCPVLIVHGGSDSVVPISESHNFARIVNTKVNVVEGANHDYANPSQYKEMKKLITDFFVEKLSL; encoded by the coding sequence ATGGAAGAAGTAACTTTTTCAGATTTAAATGGAAATCAAATTTTAGGTACAATTTCAATACCTAAACAAGCAAGGATGGTTGTAATAATATCTCACGGATTTTCATCTAGTAAAGAAACTAGATTATATGTGGAATTACAAAATGAACTAAACAAATTAGGGATTGGTGTCCTAAGATACGATTACTATGGGCATGGACAACATTATTGTAAAGGTGCAAAATATACTGTTACAAGAGATGTGACACTATCAAAATGTGTCGATAGTCTCAAAGCCGCAATCTCTTTTGTCCGTAGCAGAGGTAATTATGATATTGGTTTAGTTGGTTCGAGTTTTGGTGGTCTAATTTCTCTTATTGCTGCGTCTCAGGATTCCGAGATGCAAGCATTAGCTCTGAAATCTCCTGTAACAGAGCCTATTGATTTTTGGAAACAAAGGCTAGGTGATGAAAGGATTAGAAAATGGAAACAAGAAGGCGTCATGCATTATAATGAACATGGTGAAAACTTTGAATTAAATTACGCCTTTTGGGAAGATCTCATTACCTATGATACTTTTAAAATGGCTAAAAACATTACTTGTCCAGTATTGATTGTTCATGGAGGAAGTGATTCTGTTGTTCCAATAAGCGAAAGCCACAATTTTGCAAGAATAGTTAACACTAAAGTTAATGTTGTTGAAGGAGCAAATCATGATTATGCTAATCCATCACAATACAAGGAGATGAAAAAATTGATTACTGATTTCTTTGTAGAGAAATTGTCCCTTTGA
- a CDS encoding replication factor C small subunit, which yields MEESNAIWIEKYRPRNFSDMKGQKEIVKKIKAFVEQKNMPHLLFSGPAGVGKTTLALIIARQLFGDGWQSDFLELNASDERGIDIVRNKVKDFARTKAIGNVPWKIIYLDECDALTKEAQQALRRTMENFTRTTRFVLSCNYSSKIIDPIQSRCAIFRFKPLEKHDVIEIIDVVAKAENLKIEQKAKEALFEISEGDCRRVENILQSCAAIEKNITEELIYSMASVAKPKELKAALELAIQNKFIDARNALLKIMLDYGLSGLDMIKQIQKEVWALEIDDKSKVHLIDKCGEIEFRMTEGADEFVQLEALLSHFVLVGSKE from the coding sequence ATGGAAGAAAGCAACGCAATATGGATCGAGAAGTATCGCCCTAGGAATTTCTCCGATATGAAGGGTCAGAAAGAGATTGTAAAGAAGATCAAGGCATTTGTCGAGCAGAAAAACATGCCACATTTATTGTTCTCAGGCCCGGCAGGTGTTGGAAAGACAACATTGGCATTGATCATTGCAAGGCAGCTTTTTGGCGATGGATGGCAGAGTGATTTTCTCGAGTTAAATGCAAGTGACGAGAGGGGAATAGACATTGTCAGGAATAAAGTCAAGGATTTTGCAAGAACAAAGGCAATCGGCAATGTTCCGTGGAAGATCATTTACCTTGATGAATGCGACGCTTTGACAAAAGAAGCGCAGCAGGCATTAAGGCGAACAATGGAAAATTTTACAAGAACAACAAGATTTGTTCTTTCATGCAATTACAGCAGCAAAATTATTGATCCGATCCAGTCAAGATGCGCAATCTTCAGATTCAAGCCATTGGAGAAGCACGACGTTATCGAGATCATAGATGTAGTTGCAAAAGCTGAAAATTTGAAAATCGAACAGAAGGCAAAAGAAGCATTGTTTGAGATAAGCGAAGGAGACTGCAGAAGGGTTGAAAACATCCTGCAAAGCTGCGCAGCTATTGAAAAAAACATAACAGAGGAGCTTATCTATTCAATGGCGTCTGTTGCAAAGCCGAAAGAGCTTAAAGCTGCGCTGGAGCTTGCAATTCAAAATAAATTCATAGATGCAAGAAACGCATTGCTGAAAATAATGCTTGATTACGGCCTGAGCGGCCTTGACATGATAAAGCAGATCCAGAAGGAAGTATGGGCTTTAGAGATCGACGACAAAAGCAAGGTTCATTTAATTGACAAATGCGGGGAAATAGAATTCAGGATGACAGAAGGCGCTGATGAGTTCGTGCAATTAGAGGCTTTGCTGAGTCATTTCGTTCTTGTTGGAAGCAAAGAATAA